From the Burkholderia sp. WP9 genome, the window CTGTGGACCTGCGCGGCATTGCATTGGGTCAGGTGACGGAGATTGGTATTGAATACAGCGAAATGGACAAGAGTTTCAGCATGAAGGTCTCGATGGCACTTTATCCCGACCGGCTCAGCCGGCGCAGCAGGGAGGCGCTACCGGCCCCCAACACGCCAGGTGGGCATGAGCTGCTTCAGCACCTCGTGATGGAAGGGTTGCGTGGCCAGTTGCGAACCGGCAACCTTTTGACCGGGCAACTCTATGTGGCGCTGGACATGTTCCCGAAAGCCCCGCGTGCGACCGTGGATGTGCATCAGAACCCGATCGAATTGCCGACCGTGCCTAACACGCTTGACGAACTGCAGGTGCAGATCGCGGACATTGCCAGGAAACTGAACCAGGTGCCGTTCGACAAGATCGGCGCCAACCTGAATGGCGCGCTGGAAAATGCCAACAAGCTGTTCGGTCATCTGGATACGGAGGTTGTTCCACAGGCTCGGGATACGTTGGCGGCAGCGCAGCGGACGTTCGGAACCGCTGAGGCGACGCTTCAGCAGGCGGCGCCGTTGCAATCGGATGTGCAGTATGCGATGCAGGAACTGACCCGTACGCTGCAGTCTCTCAACGCACTCGCGGATTATCTGGAACGTCATCCCCAGGCGCTTCTGTTCGGCAAGAAAGGAGACCGGCCGTGACTCTGCTTCAGTCTTATTCGCTGCGCGCTTTCGTTCGTGTGGCGGCGGCAATCAGTCTCGCTGCTCTGGCGGCGTGTGGTTCTCCGCCGAGCCGGTTCTACACGCTCGACGCCGGCGGCGGTTTGCCCACGGCGGATCGCACGGCAAGCCCCGCCGTTCTGATCGATATGCGGCCCGTTACAGTGCCTTCCGCGCTGGCGAGGAGCCAATTTGTCGTTCAGGTGAATGCCACTCAGGTCAAGGTGCTGGAGCACGATCGCTGGGCGTCGCCGCTGCCGGATGAAATCCGCACCGCAGTGCTGGCAATGGTGACCCGGCAGTCGGGTGCGCTCGACGTGCACGGGATGGCGCGCACGGACGAGGTTCCGCTGTACCGCATTTCGGTGCAAGTGCAGCGCTTTGAGACGTGGCCTGGGTCGCACGTACTGATTGAAGCTGTATGGAGCATACAGCCGTCAAATGGTCAGGAAACGATGACCTGCCACAGCATAGCCAGCCAGCCGGTCTCAGCTGGCTATGATGCGATCGCAGATGGGCATCGGCAGGCGTTGCAACGAATCTCTACGCAGATTGCGCGGGGCCTCCGCGAGCTTGGCATGACATCAGCATTGCACGGGAGCCGGCAAGCGGTGACACGCCCGGCATCCTGCCCGTTGATGGCCTATGCTGAAGCGGGGATCGGGGTGACCCGACGCCCCTGACAGTCCTTTTTCGCGTCCGCCTTATTCCGCCTCGACTTCCGCTTCGATGAGCGGCAACGCCCGCGTCGAAATCTTCTCAGCCTCCGCGCGCTTGAGCCCGAGTGTTTGCAAAAGCGTTGCTGCCGTACGCTCGGCAAAGTGTTCCCCGCTGAAGCCGAGTTCGTCGAGCAGCGCTGCCGCCGGCGCGCCAGGCGCGACGAAATTCAACTCGGCTGCGATTGCGGCAAGCACCGTACCACCCACCGAAAGAAAGCCGATGAAGGGGTCAGCGACCACGAAGCGCTTGGCGGCGATGCCATTTCCAATGTCCCGCAATAGCCGCTGGCCCAACCCACGGCTCAGGATGTGCGCCGAAAAACCTTCGCGTATCAGGAAACGTCCCCAGACGGGATCGCGCCGCGCTCGCATCAAGGTGTGGCGCATGGAGACGGAGATCACTTCCGCCGGATCGGACAGGCCGCCGGTGAGGCGATCGAGCATGTCGCCGAACTCCTCGAACACGTTGTCGACGAGCGTCGCGTAGATGGCTTCTTTCGACTCGAAGTGGTTGTAGAACGAACCGAAGCCCACGTCGGCGGCCTCGGTGATTTCGTTGATTGCAACGCCCTCCATGCCCTTGTCCGACATGAGCCTGAGCGCTGCGTCGAGGAGGCGCGCGCGCGTCTCACGTTTGCGGCGCGCTCCGCGCGGTTCGCGCTCCTCGGGAACTGGAGCCGGGGAATCGGAAGCCGCGGAAACGCGGGTCACACGGCCGGCGCGCTTAGGTGCAGGCCGGTTCAAAGAGTTCGCCATGACGAGTTCCAGTCTTTGCTCATGCCCAAGTATAGATTGAAATGTCTCTATTGACAAAACTATCATCTATGACTTTAATGTCACAAAAGCGTGCGGCGACGCCAGATAAACAAATAGACAGACGGAGTGACAGTGGAGACAGGAGCAATCAACACTACCGGGCCGTTCGGCCCGCGCAACCCGGCTCAGCCGTCGGCGCATGAGGTCGACCGTGCTGGGCCTGTTCGGCAGCGTGAATTCGCTCGGCAGCCTGAATGCCGATCCGAAGTTCGTTACGTCGAGTCTCATCGGCACGCGCCGGCTTTCAAAGCCGAATACGGCCATTCAAACCGTTTGATTTCCGTCCTGCCATGAAACAGACCACCGTACAGCCGGCCCGTCATCCCAATCCCACGACGAAAGCCTCGGCATTGACCTACCTGATATTCGATCGGCCGGATCTTGTGAAGGCCGAGGCATTTCTCAGTGATTTCGGTCTACGAACCGTGTTGCGCAATGAAGAGCTTGTTTTGTTGCGAGGAACCGGCGCATCGCATTTTTGCTATGTGATCCAAAGGGCGCCGAAATCCCGGTTCGTCGGCCTTGGGCTGCAGGTCGACACCAAGGCCGAGCTCGATGCACTTGCAAGGCTGCCTGGCGCATCTGCGGTCGAACGATCGCAGTTGCCGGGCGGCGGCTATACCGTGCGGCTGACTGACCCTTCCGGTTTTCGCGTCGATGCGATATGGGATCAGGCGCCGGCTTCAGCGCTATTTCATCGGCCACCGTTGCCGTTCAATTCCGTGGACGCGGCCGTGCGCATTAACGGAACACAGCGGCCACCCGAATGTGCGCCGGAATCATCCGGCTTGGACATGTGGTGCTAGAACTCGTCGACTATCAGGAAACCTGCGCGTGGTACACGCAGCACTTCGGCTTCATTCCAAGCGACGTGCAGGTACTTCCCGATGGTTCCCCCGTCGTTGCGTTCATGCGGCTCGATCTTGGCGAACGGCCGGCCGATCACCATACGCTAGCGCTTGCACAAGGCTTTGTACCGACCTACAGCCATAGTGCGTACGAAGTCGTTGACGCTGACGCAATTGGCATGGGGCAGCGCGTGTTGCGCGACAAGGGCTGGACGCACGCGTGGGGGATCGGCCGGCATATCCTGGGTAGTCAGATTTTCGACTACTGGCAAGACCCGTGGGGCGACAAGCACGAACACTATTGCGACGGCGATCTTTTTACAGCCGACACGCCCGTGGGCGTGCATGCGGTGAGTCGCGAAGCGATGGCGCAGTGGGGACCGGCAATGCCACGCAGCTTCACCAAACCAAAATTCACGCCCGCGAGCATCGTGGCGCTCGTCAAGAACCTGCGTCGCAGCCCCGACCTGACGCTCTCCAAACTTCGCAGGCTGGCAAAGATTTTCGCCTGAACCAATCCATTCCATAAGATCCGGAGATCTAACCATGGCACTTCACGTTCTGCATTACAGGCATCATGGCCGTCCCCAATGGGGCGTCGTCGTCAACGGCGCGATCACGCCGATTCCGGGCGACTTCAAGACGACCGCTGAGTTTATCGAAGCCAATCCGGTCGAGCGGCTGTTCATGCTGAGCGGTCCCACGATTCCCGAATCGGAAGTGCAGTGGTTGTCGCCCGTGACAGCCAATCAGCAATTCATCTGTCAAGGCGCGAATTACCGCCAGCATATGATCGAGTCCGGACTGGATCCGGATGTGAAGAAATTCAACATGATCTTCACGAAAGCAACAAGCTGCATTGTCCCAGCCGACTCACCCGTGGTTAAACCGAAAGAGGTGCGGTTCCTCGACTACGAGATCGAACTCGGGCTCGTGCTCAGACGCGACATCAACTCGCGCGAAATGGTCTCTGACGCAAACCTGCATGACTATATAGCCGGCGTCGTGATCGTCAACGACTACTCCGCGCGCGACATCCAGATTCCTCAGATGCAGTTCTACAAGGGCAAGAGCTATCGCACGTTCGGCCCGGTGGGTCCTTACCTTTGCTTGCTGGAGGAACAGGATATTCCAAAGCTGAAAGAGTTCGTGCTGACGCTCATGGTGAACGGAACGGTCCGGCAGAGCGATTCCACGGCGGGCCTTGTCTATGGTCCGGCCGAGACGCTAACCGAGCTTTCCGCCGTTCACGACCTGCACGCCGGCGACCTGCTCGCCACCGGCACACCTTCGGGCTGTGCGCTGAGCATTCCGTCGCCCGAAAAGCAGCGCGCCGCAGCGCAACTGCCCGAAGCAGAAAAGTGGCGTCTTTTTCTGAAGATGCAGGAGGACAGGCCGCAGTACCTGCAGGCGGGGGATCTCGTGGAGGCGCATATCGTCAGCAGCGACGGTTCCATCAATCTGGGCGTGCAGCGTAACTTCGTTGTTGACGAGGCAGCATGACAGGCGTCGCGAACATGGACGATGTCCAGGCTATCGAAACGCAGGCGCGGTTGGCGGACCTGCCGTCGAGTACCTACGAGATGATCTGTCGGGGCGCCGCCATCAATCCATCGGCACCCGCGCTCTCGTTCTTTGCAACGGCCGACGAGTACCGGAACGGCGAGTGCTGGACCTATGGCCAACTGGTGCGCGACATCACGCGAACCGCGAACCTGTTTTCGCGGCTGGGAGTACAGCGCGACTCAGTTGTCGCCTATGTACTGCCCAACCTTCCGGAGACGCACTTTGTGATCTGGGGCGGCGAGGCGGCGGGGATCGTGTGCGCGATCAACCCGCTGCTTGAAGGGGAGGCCATCGGCGACCTGCTTAATGCTTCGGGCGCCAGTGTGCTCGTCACACTGGCACCGTTTCCTGGGGTCGATCTCTGGCAAAAAGTGCAAACCGTGCTGCATACAGTGTCTTCCCTCAAGCATCTTGTGCTCGTCAATCTGGCCGACCGGATGCCGCGCGAAAAGCGTTCCGCGGCCCGAACGCTGCAGCGTGATGAGTCTTCAAGATTGCATGGACGTGGCGGCATTCATAGTGCCGTTCCTTCGCATATTTGCGTTCACGATTTCGGCACCGCGATAGCCAGTGAAGACGGCGATGTGCTCAGCAGCGTGGTTGAAATCGGTGTCGAGGATGTATCGTCGTTGTTCTGCACGGGCGGCACCACCGGACTGCCGAAGATTGCGATTCGACGGCACGGCAACGAGGTGGCCAATGCGTGGAGTGCGGGGCAATTCCTTGGCGAAAGCGTTGGTCCGGGGAAAACGATTTTTTGCGGATTGCCGCTCTTCCACGTCAATGCCGTGCTGGTGACGGGTCTGCTGGCGTTCTCGCGTGGTGCCCACGTCGTGCTCGGTACTCCGCAAGGCTATCGAGGCGACGGCGTTGTAAATCGTTTCTGGGAAATTGTCGAGCATTACCGCATCAACTTCTTTAGCGGGGTCCCGACACTTTATGGGTCTCTGCTGGACGTTCCCGTTGGCGCGCACGATATCAGTTCGCTCGAGTATGGACTGTGTGGCGCCGCCCCCATGCCGGTGGAACTGCTTCGCACGTTCCAGAATCGTACCGGCGTAAGAATCCTTGAAGGCTACGGCCTCACGGAAGGCACCTGCGTCAGCAGCGTCAACCCTCCGCTTGGCGAGCGCAGGGCCGGTTCGATTGGGCTTCGTTTGCCCGGTCAGGCAATGAAGGCAGTCGTGGTCGACGAAAACGGCCGCTACGTACGGGATTGCGTGGCGGATGAGGTCGGCCAACTGATTATCTCCGGGCCAAACGTGTTCGCTGGCTATATGCGAACGGACCAGAACAGTGGCATCTGGATGGAAGGCGGTGACAGCGCGCACTGGCTCAACACCGGCGATCTCGGACGCTCCGATCCCGACGGGTACTTCTGGCTCACCGGCCGGAAGAAAGAACTGATTATCCGAGGGGGGCACAACATCGACCCGGCGGCGATCGAAGAACCACTGCATCGTCATCCCGCGGTACAGATCGCAGCAGCGATAGGGCGCCCGGACATGCACGCCGGCGAATTGCCGGTTGCCTATGTCCAGTTGAAGCCTGGCACCACCGCAACCGAAGCCGAATTGGCCGAGTTCCTGCGCCGCGAGATAAACGAACGTGCCGCACTGCCAAAGGGCATACGGATCGTGGATGCGATACCTCTGACGGGCGTTGGCAAGATATTCAAGCCCGCACTGAAGCGCCGTGAAATGACGGACGCGATGCGGTCGGCCCTCGCGGAAGCGGGCGTCGAGGACGCAACCGTTAGTCTGATTGATGACACCTCACGCGGGGTTTCACTGCACGTCGAACTTTCAGACCCGACGTTGGAAGTATTGGCGACTTCCGTGCTGGGGCGTTTTCCGTTCGCATTTTCGATCTCGGTCTCCGCACGGGATTAGAACTTAATCAGAGGGCCGCGTGGCGATGCCGCGATTCGATGGAATTACGGTGTTGGTAAGTTAGTAAACCTAATTTGTGATAGGGGCGATGATAAGGGCTGTATTAAACAGGGAAGGAGAAGAACCCGCCAATCAGGAAATTGCAAAGGTCACACCAATAATCCATAAAAATTTTTAGACAAAGGGACAGGAGAAGAGACATGGAAAATTGCAAACGAGCCTTCAGATCGGTCGGTATCGCAGCATGCATCTGCTTGGCCGGCTTGATCGGCAACGCCAATGCGCAGTCGGCCGGAAGCGTGACACTGTCGACAGGATGGCTTCACATTGCACCGCAGGGTGATGCAACACCGCTGACCGTGGAAAGCGTCGGCGGCGTAGCGGTGAATCGCCAGTTGACCGGCAGCGGGGCGCATGCCAGTTCAACCAATACGGTGGGCATCACCACCGAGTACTACGTCACGGACAGCATCGGTGTCGCAGTGTTGTTCGGACTGCCATTGAAGGTAAATCTGATTGGCGACGGCACGCTGCAGAAGTATGGCAACCTGGGTTCCACGAGACCGATGCCGCCCGCGATCGAGCTTCGATACCACCTTTTCTCAGCCGAATCGAAATTCCGCCCATTCGCCGCATTAGGCGTGAACTACACGTGGTTCACCCAGGTTCGGACGACCAATAGCCAGTTCGTGACCGATAGCGTGGGTCCAGGCGGTTCGGCACACGCCACGCTCAGTTCATCGTGGAATCCGGTGTTCGAAATCGGGGCAAATTACGCGATTACGAAGCACTGGTCCGTCGGAACCACTGTCAACTATATGCCGGTGAAAACTAATCTGGTGTTGTACGGACAGACAGCGACTGGAACGCAGATCGTGTCCAGATCGACGCTTCGGCTCGATCCCCTTAGCGTCTTCGTGAACGTCGCCTATACGTTTTAATGAGTACAGACCTTTGACTCCCAGCGTGACATGACCGCGCCAGTCAGAGCCGCTCACATGTTCACGCAAGCTTGCCGTTCAGGCGTTCATGCCGCCGCTTGTGCAATAAGTTCTTTTTGGATCGAATATGAAACGACAGGTCCTCAAGACCATTCTTTTTGCGTTGCCCAAGCTCCTTGAGTTGACGGCACGCCGGTTTCCCGCCTATCGTGAACGCCTGAAGCAGCGCGATCTGGTCGTTTCGATCGGGCTCATGGACGGAAGTATCAATCGGCTCATCGAGTTCAAGAATGGCCACATTCGGTCGCGTGCCGGCAATCATCGGCGCTCCGACGTGCGCATGGCTTTCAAGGATGTCGCCACCGCGCTGAAGTTCTTTTCCCCCAAGCCGGACCAGGGCGAGATTATCCACGCCGCCAAGAACTTCAAAGTGGTGACCGAAGGCGAGGACGAACTGCTGGTTTGGGTCATGCAAACCCTGAGCATGATGCAGACCATCGGTTTGCCGATGGGCACGCGGATGCGCGACGGTACGCGCCGCTACACCACGTGCACAAACGGCGGCCCGCTGTTCGTCTACGTCAACCGTGGCCGCGTCGTCCGGGTCACGCCCATCGATCTCGACAGCACCGACGCGCCGAGTTGGGTAATCGAAGCGCGTGGACGCCGCTTCAGTCCGCCACGGCGTGGACTGGTCGCGCCCCACGCGTTGACGCTCAAGTCGCTCGTCTATTCGGACAAGCGCATCCTTCATCCCATGAAGCGAGTCGACTTCGATCCTGACGGCGAACGCAATCCGCAAAACCGCGGCAAGTCCGGCTATGTACGTATCAGTTGGGAGGAGGCGCTGGACATTGTCGCCAAAGAAATCAACCGGCAGAAGCGCGTTCATGGACCAGGTTCGATTACGTTCCCGCTGTCGTCCCACCACCAGTGGGGGAACGTGGGCTATTACCTCAGCGCGCTGACGCGTTTTGCCAACCTGATCGGTTTCACCCGGGTCGCCGCGAACCCCGACAGCTGGGAAGGCTGGTACTGGGGCGCGATGCATCATTTCGGCAATTCGATGCGGATCGGCGTTCCATCCGGCTATGGCGGTGTCGAGGATTGCCTGAAGGAAGCTGACATGATCGTCTTCTGGTCCTGCGATCCCGAAAGCACCAATGGCGCCTATGCGGGATTCGAGGGAACGCCGCGACGCCTCTGGGCCAAGGAACTCGGCATTGAGTTCGTGCATATCGACCCGCACTGCAATCCCACCGCGCAATTACTCGGCGGGCGATGGATTCCGGTCCGACCGCAAACCGACGCCGCACTCGCTACCGCCATCATGTACGTGTGGGCCGTGGAAAACCTGTACGACAAGGATTACGTCGCTACCCGCACGACCGGGTTTGACGAGTGGAAAGCCTACCTTCTCGGCGAAACCGACGGCGTTGCCAGAACGCCCGAGTGGCAGGAAAGCGAGACCGGCGTGCCCGCCAAGGACGTCCGCGCGCTTGCGCGCCGCTGGGGGAACAGGAAGGTCCATCTGGCTGTCGGGATGACCGGTGCGGGATTCGGTGGTGCGGGCCGAGGCGCGACGGGAGCCCAATGGGCACGCTGCATGATCATGATGATGGCGATGCAGGGCTGGGGTAAGCCGGGCGTGAATTTCGGCTGCCTTGAAGCGGGTGTTCCTCACGACCTCCATTTCTATTTCCCCGGCTACGCTGACGGCGGCATTTCCGGCGACCTGGCGTGGACCGCCAACGCGGTGAACAATTACCAGCGCATGCCGCATATCCTGACCATGAATCCCGTCAAGCAGATGGTGCCGCGGCAGCAACTTCCCGATGCCATCGTCAACGGTCATGCCACAGGCTACCTGTGGGACGGCATGTCGCAGGAAGCCCAGTTCGCGCCGTTTACCTATCCCATGCCCGGGTATTCGCCGATCCACATGATCTACCGTTACGGCGGATCCGCCTTCAGCACGGTGACGAATTCCGGACGCTGGGCCGACGCCTACCGACACTCGAGTATCGAGTTCGTGGTCAATCAGTCCATCTGGATGGAGGGTGAGGCTCAGTTTGCCGACATCATCCTGCCTGCCTGCACTTCTCTGGAGCGCTGGGACATCGGGGAATGGTCGAATTCCGGCGGCTACGCACATCATGGCTACAGCACGGTCAATCATCGCATCATGACGCTCCAGCACAAGTGCATCGAGCCTTTGGGCGAGTCGCGTTCCGACTACGACATCTTCACCGCGATCCTGACCCGGTTGGGCCTGGGCGCCGTGTTCACCGAGGGCTGCAGTGAGCTTGACTGGGTCAAGCGCGTCTTCGACTCGTCGGATCTGCCGGATCATATTTCGTGGCGCCAGTTCTGCCGCAAGGGTTATTTTGTCGTGCCACCCGAGAAGCCCGAATTGCGCCATCCGGTGGACATGCGTTGGTTCGCGGAGGGCCGGCGCAAAGACCTGCAGGAACCCCACCCGTTGCCGTCGCAGTTCGCCGAAAAATTCGGCTCGGGTCTGCAAACGCCCAGCGGCAAACTGGAGTTCGTACCCGAGTTGCTCAAGCGGCACACGGCAGACAATCCCGAACGGCCGGCGCTCAATCGCTACATTCCGTCGTGGGAGGGAATGCGTTCCGAACTCGCCGACCGGTATCCACTCCAGTTGATTGCCACGCACAGTCGTTACAGCTTCCATACCCATTGCGACGGCAAAAATTCCTCGGTGAACAGCATTGATGACCATCGCGCGCTGATCGGCGGCCACCGCTTCTGGCTGCTCAGGCTGAGTGTGGCGGACGCGGTGCTGCGAGGCATCGCCCATCGCGATCTGGTCAAGGTTTACAACAACAGGGGCGCTGTGATCTGTGCCGCCGACGTCTCGCCGCTGGTCAACGCGGGCGTTGTCAAGTC encodes:
- a CDS encoding TetR/AcrR family transcriptional regulator: MANSLNRPAPKRAGRVTRVSAASDSPAPVPEEREPRGARRKRETRARLLDAALRLMSDKGMEGVAINEITEAADVGFGSFYNHFESKEAIYATLVDNVFEEFGDMLDRLTGGLSDPAEVISVSMRHTLMRARRDPVWGRFLIREGFSAHILSRGLGQRLLRDIGNGIAAKRFVVADPFIGFLSVGGTVLAAIAAELNFVAPGAPAAALLDELGFSGEHFAERTAATLLQTLGLKRAEAEKISTRALPLIEAEVEAE
- a CDS encoding molybdopterin-dependent oxidoreductase, with amino-acid sequence MKRQVLKTILFALPKLLELTARRFPAYRERLKQRDLVVSIGLMDGSINRLIEFKNGHIRSRAGNHRRSDVRMAFKDVATALKFFSPKPDQGEIIHAAKNFKVVTEGEDELLVWVMQTLSMMQTIGLPMGTRMRDGTRRYTTCTNGGPLFVYVNRGRVVRVTPIDLDSTDAPSWVIEARGRRFSPPRRGLVAPHALTLKSLVYSDKRILHPMKRVDFDPDGERNPQNRGKSGYVRISWEEALDIVAKEINRQKRVHGPGSITFPLSSHHQWGNVGYYLSALTRFANLIGFTRVAANPDSWEGWYWGAMHHFGNSMRIGVPSGYGGVEDCLKEADMIVFWSCDPESTNGAYAGFEGTPRRLWAKELGIEFVHIDPHCNPTAQLLGGRWIPVRPQTDAALATAIMYVWAVENLYDKDYVATRTTGFDEWKAYLLGETDGVARTPEWQESETGVPAKDVRALARRWGNRKVHLAVGMTGAGFGGAGRGATGAQWARCMIMMMAMQGWGKPGVNFGCLEAGVPHDLHFYFPGYADGGISGDLAWTANAVNNYQRMPHILTMNPVKQMVPRQQLPDAIVNGHATGYLWDGMSQEAQFAPFTYPMPGYSPIHMIYRYGGSAFSTVTNSGRWADAYRHSSIEFVVNQSIWMEGEAQFADIILPACTSLERWDIGEWSNSGGYAHHGYSTVNHRIMTLQHKCIEPLGESRSDYDIFTAILTRLGLGAVFTEGCSELDWVKRVFDSSDLPDHISWRQFCRKGYFVVPPEKPELRHPVDMRWFAEGRRKDLQEPHPLPSQFAEKFGSGLQTPSGKLEFVPELLKRHTADNPERPALNRYIPSWEGMRSELADRYPLQLIATHSRYSFHTHCDGKNSSVNSIDDHRALIGGHRFWLLRLSVADAVLRGIAHRDLVKVYNNRGAVICAADVSPLVNAGVVKSYEASAEFRLIEIDGERVEIGGCMNMLTPDRSQTAGTSSMSPNSCLVQVEKWKSAEAFMLGRAA
- a CDS encoding PqiC family protein translates to MTLLQSYSLRAFVRVAAAISLAALAACGSPPSRFYTLDAGGGLPTADRTASPAVLIDMRPVTVPSALARSQFVVQVNATQVKVLEHDRWASPLPDEIRTAVLAMVTRQSGALDVHGMARTDEVPLYRISVQVQRFETWPGSHVLIEAVWSIQPSNGQETMTCHSIASQPVSAGYDAIADGHRQALQRISTQIARGLRELGMTSALHGSRQAVTRPASCPLMAYAEAGIGVTRRP
- a CDS encoding acyl-CoA synthetase; the protein is MTGVANMDDVQAIETQARLADLPSSTYEMICRGAAINPSAPALSFFATADEYRNGECWTYGQLVRDITRTANLFSRLGVQRDSVVAYVLPNLPETHFVIWGGEAAGIVCAINPLLEGEAIGDLLNASGASVLVTLAPFPGVDLWQKVQTVLHTVSSLKHLVLVNLADRMPREKRSAARTLQRDESSRLHGRGGIHSAVPSHICVHDFGTAIASEDGDVLSSVVEIGVEDVSSLFCTGGTTGLPKIAIRRHGNEVANAWSAGQFLGESVGPGKTIFCGLPLFHVNAVLVTGLLAFSRGAHVVLGTPQGYRGDGVVNRFWEIVEHYRINFFSGVPTLYGSLLDVPVGAHDISSLEYGLCGAAPMPVELLRTFQNRTGVRILEGYGLTEGTCVSSVNPPLGERRAGSIGLRLPGQAMKAVVVDENGRYVRDCVADEVGQLIISGPNVFAGYMRTDQNSGIWMEGGDSAHWLNTGDLGRSDPDGYFWLTGRKKELIIRGGHNIDPAAIEEPLHRHPAVQIAAAIGRPDMHAGELPVAYVQLKPGTTATEAELAEFLRREINERAALPKGIRIVDAIPLTGVGKIFKPALKRREMTDAMRSALAEAGVEDATVSLIDDTSRGVSLHVELSDPTLEVLATSVLGRFPFAFSISVSARD
- a CDS encoding fumarylacetoacetate hydrolase family protein gives rise to the protein MALHVLHYRHHGRPQWGVVVNGAITPIPGDFKTTAEFIEANPVERLFMLSGPTIPESEVQWLSPVTANQQFICQGANYRQHMIESGLDPDVKKFNMIFTKATSCIVPADSPVVKPKEVRFLDYEIELGLVLRRDINSREMVSDANLHDYIAGVVIVNDYSARDIQIPQMQFYKGKSYRTFGPVGPYLCLLEEQDIPKLKEFVLTLMVNGTVRQSDSTAGLVYGPAETLTELSAVHDLHAGDLLATGTPSGCALSIPSPEKQRAAAQLPEAEKWRLFLKMQEDRPQYLQAGDLVEAHIVSSDGSINLGVQRNFVVDEAA
- a CDS encoding OmpW family outer membrane protein, encoding MENCKRAFRSVGIAACICLAGLIGNANAQSAGSVTLSTGWLHIAPQGDATPLTVESVGGVAVNRQLTGSGAHASSTNTVGITTEYYVTDSIGVAVLFGLPLKVNLIGDGTLQKYGNLGSTRPMPPAIELRYHLFSAESKFRPFAALGVNYTWFTQVRTTNSQFVTDSVGPGGSAHATLSSSWNPVFEIGANYAITKHWSVGTTVNYMPVKTNLVLYGQTATGTQIVSRSTLRLDPLSVFVNVAYTF